The following proteins come from a genomic window of Polaribacter dokdonensis:
- a CDS encoding sensor histidine kinase, producing the protein MKHLLFTLFLFLGIAVNSQTANNFQKTENYIIQEKSDSAVFYLNKLKDGKEKAFLKKMILRDYISYKDYYHFITSLAKRENLDFNAVANYINKEVKTPKISKGLDRDFFNIKWILISKLRNEVHLEEANAEQIKLENYVARFKQTSDTYLWAHTKMQTHLLVMLVIEKNIEEGEALINKSLKIAKELEDIELQIIFLNHSKDFLIYQNKLEKYISTCEYILELEAQLEERSSYYYGTITDLVNAYIYKGEDDEKVLKLIDELNNSYSKIYSYMLYAQLMSTAKNKPELKNLILTKFEVDNVLNLVRKLEKLGKDLNLNEYYHLMNKSSDALAEHDYFEEALQYKHKALEITRDIYSEELTKSLTKYTNQKALKIKEEEISSEKEQRQLYFLIALLCFALLIITFVVLRKNKDQSDELTRKNKLIEKSLEEKEILIKEMHHRVKNNFQIINSLLDLQTDEIKDEKALQILEKGRDRIKSMALIHQKLFRSKSGLINFNEFVDLLVKELSYLYKLNDHVEVEVDIKDIFFDIDTAIPLALVLNEIITNSFKYAFKTQKNNKLTIILDKQDKQPYLLTIKDNGAGFKKEFKIEETKSSGLKLVQRLVRQLHGKLTIINNEGVTFEIQFQDTETRKEIN; encoded by the coding sequence ATGAAACACCTCCTTTTTACCTTATTTCTATTTCTTGGTATTGCTGTAAATTCTCAAACTGCAAACAATTTTCAGAAAACTGAAAATTACATTATTCAGGAAAAATCAGATTCAGCTGTTTTTTACCTAAATAAGCTAAAAGATGGTAAAGAAAAAGCCTTTCTTAAAAAAATGATTTTAAGAGATTATATCTCTTATAAAGACTATTATCATTTTATAACCAGTTTAGCAAAAAGAGAGAATTTAGATTTTAATGCTGTTGCTAATTATATTAATAAGGAAGTTAAAACTCCAAAAATAAGCAAAGGGTTAGATAGAGATTTCTTTAATATTAAATGGATTTTAATAAGTAAACTTAGAAACGAGGTTCATTTAGAAGAAGCTAATGCAGAGCAAATAAAGTTAGAAAACTACGTAGCTAGATTTAAACAAACGAGTGATACTTATTTGTGGGCGCACACTAAAATGCAAACGCATCTTTTAGTTATGTTAGTTATAGAAAAGAACATTGAAGAAGGTGAAGCTTTAATTAATAAAAGTTTAAAAATTGCAAAAGAGTTAGAGGATATAGAGTTGCAAATTATATTTCTAAATCATTCAAAAGACTTTTTAATTTATCAAAATAAGTTAGAGAAATATATTAGTACCTGTGAATATATTCTAGAATTAGAAGCTCAGTTAGAAGAGAGAAGCAGTTATTATTATGGTACTATTACAGATTTGGTTAATGCTTACATTTATAAAGGTGAAGATGATGAGAAGGTTCTTAAACTAATAGATGAATTAAATAATTCATATTCTAAAATCTATTCTTATATGCTTTATGCACAGCTCATGTCTACAGCAAAAAATAAGCCTGAGCTTAAAAACCTTATTCTAACCAAGTTTGAAGTAGATAATGTTTTAAACCTAGTAAGAAAATTAGAAAAATTAGGTAAAGATTTGAATCTAAATGAATATTATCATCTTATGAATAAAAGTTCTGATGCTTTAGCAGAACATGATTATTTTGAAGAAGCGTTGCAATATAAACACAAAGCTTTAGAAATAACCAGAGATATTTATTCAGAAGAACTAACAAAATCTCTTACTAAATACACAAATCAAAAAGCTTTAAAAATTAAAGAGGAAGAAATTAGTTCAGAAAAAGAACAAAGGCAATTGTACTTTCTTATAGCACTACTTTGTTTTGCTTTATTAATAATAACTTTTGTAGTTTTAAGAAAAAACAAAGATCAGTCTGATGAATTGACTCGTAAAAATAAATTGATTGAGAAATCACTAGAAGAAAAAGAGATTTTAATTAAAGAAATGCATCATCGAGTTAAGAATAATTTTCAAATTATTAATAGTTTGTTAGATCTTCAAACAGATGAGATTAAAGATGAAAAAGCATTACAGATTTTAGAAAAAGGTAGAGATAGAATAAAGTCTATGGCCTTAATTCATCAAAAATTATTTAGAAGTAAATCTGGGCTCATCAATTTTAATGAATTTGTAGATTTATTGGTAAAAGAACTCTCTTACTTGTATAAATTAAATGATCATGTAGAAGTAGAGGTAGATATAAAAGACATCTTTTTTGATATAGATACTGCAATACCTTTAGCACTAGTTTTAAATGAAATTATAACCAACTCTTTTAAATACGCTTTTAAAACACAGAAAAATAACAAACTAACTATTATTCTAGACAAGCAAGACAAGCAACCCTATTTATTAACCATAAAAGACAATGGTGCTGGGTTTAAAAAAGAATTCAAGATTGAAGAAACTAAAAGTTCTGGCTTAAAATTAGTACAGAGATTGGTAAGACAATTGCATGGAAAATTAACTATTATAAATAATGAAGGCGTAACTTTCGAAATTCAATTCCAAGATACAGAAACAAGAAAGGAGATAAACTAG
- a CDS encoding LytR/AlgR family response regulator transcription factor: MGKIKILVVEDEIIIADNICKTLEDLNYKVFEPVINYSEALASIENIKPDICILDIQLSGKKTGIDLAKKINSEYKFPIIFLTANADAETLNKAKEVSPNAYLVKPFSKNELYTSIELAISNYAKKALKVDQKAVFVKEKGGFSKIKFEDILFIKSDHVYVEIMLTNHKKIISRISLNEISEKLSSCFQRIHRGYIINLHYLDKVKQDAVLVSHYEIPIGKKYREDLMKTMNLS; encoded by the coding sequence ATGGGGAAAATTAAGATTTTGGTGGTAGAAGATGAAATTATCATTGCAGATAATATTTGTAAAACCTTAGAAGATTTAAATTACAAAGTTTTTGAGCCAGTAATAAATTATTCTGAAGCCTTAGCTAGTATAGAAAACATCAAACCAGACATTTGCATTTTAGATATTCAGTTATCAGGAAAAAAAACAGGGATAGATTTAGCCAAGAAAATAAATTCAGAATATAAGTTTCCAATTATTTTTTTAACGGCCAATGCAGATGCAGAAACATTAAACAAAGCAAAAGAAGTTTCTCCAAATGCATATTTGGTGAAGCCTTTTAGTAAAAATGAATTGTATACCTCTATTGAATTAGCCATATCTAATTATGCAAAAAAAGCACTAAAAGTAGATCAAAAAGCAGTTTTTGTTAAAGAAAAAGGAGGATTTAGTAAAATAAAATTCGAAGATATTCTATTTATTAAAAGTGATCATGTGTATGTAGAAATAATGCTAACAAATCATAAAAAAATAATTTCAAGAATTAGTTTAAATGAAATTTCTGAGAAATTAAGTAGTTGTTTTCAAAGAATTCATAGAGGTTATATTATTAACTTACATTATTTAGATAAGGTAAAACAGGATGCTGTCTTGGTGTCTCATTATGAAATACCTATTGGTAAAAAATACAGAGAAGATTTAATGAAAACAATGAATTTATCTTAG